From Camelina sativa cultivar DH55 chromosome 20, Cs, whole genome shotgun sequence, the proteins below share one genomic window:
- the LOC104770968 gene encoding uncharacterized protein LOC104770968: MFVAKWSPEVQTTKPELSMVPVWLEFVGVPLQFFNREGLEHIAGLVGHPVCLYPHTENLINVEVAKVYTVIDPRIPLPEAVNAHFESGLIKRIQVSSPWLPSLCNHCKQVGHTVSRCSKAPATCTTCGSVKHLTADCPRVKKDKRQEKQSIASQLPIVGTNPPAPAQGQNQALPSPQSTQPLIIASSPLDSAVSTGTNFLAATNATSSTGNRHHVTLPAPSVVGHSPSRTALRLDERQLCIDLRDNLFSHLSPKDDETADDPSQIKSDSSNNLSEDDDNPEVDEDRFLKVVSKRMQRHKLRKERAGGPINL; the protein is encoded by the coding sequence ATGTTTGTAGCCAAATGGTCTCCAGAagtccaaacaacaaaaccagAGCTGTCCATGGTCCCGGTATGGCTTGAATTTGTGGGTGTCCCTTTGCAATTTTTCAATCGTGAGGGCCTTGAGCACATAGCAGGACTCGTCGGGCACCCTGTTTGCCTCTACCCGCATACTGAGAATCTGATCAACGTTGAAGTAGCCAAGGTCTATACTGTCATCGATCCGAGGATACCACTCCCAGAGGCAGTAAATGCTCATTTCGAATCCGGGCTGATAAAACGGATACAAGTTTCTAGTCCCTGGTTGCCCTCTCTCTGTAACCATTGCAAACAGGTGGGCCATACTGTATCTCGCTGCTCCAAAGCGCCTGCTACATGCACCACCTGTGGCTCAGTCAAACATCTCACTGCAGACTGTCCTAGGGTGAAGAAAGACAAGCGACAGGAGAAACAATCTATTGCTAGCCAACTACCTATCGTTGGTACAAATCCTCCTGCACCTGCACAAGGACAAAACCAGGCACTCCCCTCACCACAATCTACTCAACCACTTATTATAGCATCCTCTCCGCTGGACTCTGCTGTATCTACGGGTACAAACTTCCTTGCGGCAACCAATGCTACCTCAAGTACGGGGAACAGACATCATGTCACCCTCCCAGCCCCCTCAGTGGTAGGACATTCTCCCTCACGTACTGCTTTGAGGCTTGATGAAAGGCAGCTTTGCATTGACTTGAGGGATAACCTGTTCTCTCATCTATCACCGAAGGACGATGAAACGGCTGATGATCCCTCTCAAATCAAATCTGACAGCTCTAACAACCTATCTGAGGACGATGACAATCCAGAAGTGGATGAGGACCGTTTTTTGAAGGTCGTGTCCAAACGGATGCAGAGGCACAAGCTGCGTAAGGAAAGGGCCGGAGGTCCCATAAACCTCTAA